From one Streptococcus oralis genomic stretch:
- a CDS encoding carbohydrate-binding domain-containing protein — MKSKKWTLLATSLTAMVLMAACAQSTTTSNTNATTNSATTTATKTNQSSYFTEKDNDTSYDESTASKIELSGSSANVSGDGVTVSESTVTITKSGTYVISGQSDGVQIKVEADKSADVHLVLKGATMTNTNAAISATSAGHVYLTLAEGTTNSLSDSSTNSDEKADAALFSKVDLTINGKGTLNVEGKKNNGIKANDTLHITGGTYNITAVGDAFNVNDELNITGTTMTIDAKEDGVKVDNDEDTSVGTMYLSNNNITVTAGDDGIHASGDLVIDSGTYTVKNSTEGLEGKSITINGGDISIYSTDDGVNAANKNAQQSEIFFTMNGGNLTVEVGQGDTDPIDSNGNITVTGGTIKMTGQTGFDFDGTATYTGGDIYLNGEKQTEIVNSMPGGGGPNGGPQGGGPTPGGQG; from the coding sequence GCAACGACAAATAGTGCCACAACAACTGCAACAAAGACAAACCAATCATCCTATTTTACAGAGAAGGACAATGATACCTCTTATGACGAAAGCACAGCTTCTAAGATTGAGCTATCTGGCTCATCTGCAAACGTCTCTGGAGATGGGGTGACAGTCTCTGAATCAACAGTGACCATCACAAAATCTGGAACCTATGTGATTTCAGGTCAGTCTGACGGAGTGCAGATCAAGGTCGAGGCAGATAAGTCGGCAGATGTTCACCTAGTCCTAAAAGGTGCGACCATGACCAATACCAATGCAGCGATATCTGCGACATCAGCTGGCCATGTCTACTTAACTCTAGCAGAGGGAACCACCAACAGTCTCTCTGACTCAAGCACGAACAGCGACGAAAAAGCCGACGCAGCCTTATTTTCTAAGGTGGATTTAACCATCAACGGGAAAGGCACTCTTAATGTAGAAGGCAAGAAGAACAACGGTATCAAGGCCAACGACACCCTCCACATCACGGGTGGAACTTATAACATCACAGCGGTTGGCGATGCCTTTAATGTCAATGATGAACTCAACATCACTGGTACGACCATGACCATTGATGCCAAAGAGGATGGAGTCAAGGTGGACAATGATGAGGATACTTCAGTCGGAACCATGTACCTATCCAACAACAACATCACCGTTACAGCAGGAGATGATGGCATCCACGCTTCTGGAGACCTGGTTATCGATAGTGGTACCTACACCGTCAAGAATTCGACAGAAGGACTTGAAGGTAAGTCCATCACTATCAACGGTGGGGACATTAGCATCTATTCGACAGATGATGGAGTCAATGCAGCTAATAAAAACGCCCAACAGAGTGAAATCTTCTTTACCATGAACGGTGGGAACCTGACAGTAGAAGTCGGCCAAGGAGACACAGATCCAATCGACTCGAACGGCAATATCACAGTCACAGGCGGAACCATTAAAATGACTGGTCAAACAGGTTTTGACTTTGATGGAACAGCGACCTACACAGGCGGAGATATCTATCTCAACGGTGAAAAACAAACTGAAATCGTCAACTCTATGCCTGGAGGTGGTGGACCAAATGGAGGACCTCAAGGCGGCGGTCCAACCCCTGGCGGACAAGGATAA